Proteins encoded together in one Gemmatimonadota bacterium DH-78 window:
- a CDS encoding aminodeoxychorismate/anthranilate synthase component II, translated as MLLVLDNYDSFTFNLVQFLGELGADPTVVRNDEYTVDEIRSMAPDRIVVSPGPCTPAEAGISVELIRALGPTTPVLGVCLGHQAIGEAFGGVTIRARRVMHGKTDPVEHDGTGLFEGLPSPLTVTRYHSLVTDPERLPDSLEPIAWSYDSGEREIQAMRHREHPVWGVQFHPESLFSQDGRLLLANFLTLG; from the coding sequence GTGCTGCTCGTTCTCGACAACTACGATTCGTTCACCTTCAATCTCGTGCAGTTCCTCGGTGAACTCGGCGCGGATCCGACGGTGGTGCGCAACGACGAGTACACCGTCGACGAGATCCGGTCCATGGCTCCCGATCGGATCGTGGTTTCGCCCGGTCCGTGCACCCCGGCCGAGGCCGGCATCAGTGTGGAGCTGATTCGCGCACTGGGGCCGACCACGCCGGTGCTCGGCGTCTGTCTGGGCCATCAGGCCATCGGCGAGGCCTTCGGTGGCGTGACCATTCGCGCGCGCCGGGTGATGCACGGCAAGACCGATCCGGTCGAGCACGACGGCACGGGGCTCTTCGAGGGGCTGCCGTCACCGCTGACCGTCACGCGCTACCACTCGCTGGTGACCGACCCGGAGCGGCTGCCCGACAGCCTGGAACCGATCGCCTGGTCGTACGACAGCGGCGAGCGCGAGATCCAGGCGATGCGTCATCGCGAGCATCCGGTATGGGGCGTGCAGTTCCATCCGGAGTCGCTGTTCTCTCAGGACGGCCGACTGCTGCTCGCCAACTTCCTCACCCTGGGCTGA
- the aroA gene encoding 3-phosphoshikimate 1-carboxyvinyltransferase translates to MENRMIVRVPGDKSISQRALILATLAEGESRLRGVLPSADPRSTAAALRALGADIPPLPADGAEIRVRGRGLGGLTPPEAPLDLGNSGTGTRLLLGVLAAQSFSSVVDGDDSLRSRPMARVTDPLGAMGARFEWLGAHGRLPLRVLGGPIGGIEYDLPVASAQVKSALLLAGVAGGVPVGLTEPGVSRDHTERMLRGCGVSVITHVRDDAGRRVELRDPPTRLTPLDIDVPGDLSSAAFVLLAGLLGVAPSGVTVEGVGLNPTRNGVLPLFERMGARLEVEPAGEAAGEPVGRITARPGPLRSIAVDESDVTLAVDEIPSVAIAAVRAPGRTRIRGARELRVKETDRIRALVVNLRALGVEVEEVDDGLDVVGTDAPLSGTVDPFDDHRIAMVFGVLGAQPGNAIEVLDPGCVEVSFPGFWSLLQELRDG, encoded by the coding sequence ATGGAGAACCGAATGATCGTCCGGGTGCCCGGAGACAAGTCGATCTCGCAGCGCGCGCTGATCCTCGCCACACTGGCCGAGGGAGAGAGCCGCCTGCGCGGCGTGCTGCCGTCCGCAGACCCCCGCTCGACGGCCGCTGCGCTGCGGGCACTGGGGGCCGACATCCCACCGCTGCCCGCCGACGGTGCCGAGATCCGGGTGCGGGGCAGGGGGCTCGGGGGGCTGACCCCGCCCGAGGCGCCTCTCGACCTGGGCAACAGCGGCACCGGCACCCGGCTCCTGCTGGGCGTGCTCGCGGCACAGTCGTTCTCGTCGGTGGTGGATGGCGACGACTCGCTCCGCTCGCGTCCGATGGCCCGGGTGACCGACCCGCTGGGGGCGATGGGTGCCCGTTTCGAGTGGCTGGGTGCGCACGGCCGTCTGCCGCTGCGGGTTCTGGGCGGGCCGATCGGGGGCATCGAGTACGATCTGCCGGTGGCCAGCGCCCAGGTGAAGAGCGCGCTTCTGCTCGCGGGGGTGGCGGGGGGAGTCCCCGTGGGCCTCACGGAGCCCGGTGTGTCGCGCGATCACACCGAGCGCATGCTCCGGGGCTGCGGCGTGTCGGTGATCACGCATGTGCGCGACGACGCCGGACGTCGGGTGGAGCTGCGCGATCCGCCCACCCGGCTGACGCCTCTCGACATCGATGTGCCCGGCGATCTGTCGTCGGCCGCCTTCGTGCTGCTCGCGGGGCTGCTCGGCGTGGCGCCCTCCGGGGTGACCGTGGAGGGAGTGGGGTTGAATCCGACCCGCAACGGCGTGCTCCCCCTCTTCGAACGCATGGGCGCGCGGCTCGAGGTGGAGCCCGCCGGCGAGGCGGCCGGCGAGCCGGTGGGACGGATCACGGCGCGCCCCGGTCCGCTGCGGTCGATCGCGGTGGACGAGAGCGACGTCACCCTCGCCGTGGACGAGATCCCCTCGGTCGCGATCGCGGCGGTGCGGGCGCCCGGGCGCACCCGGATCCGCGGGGCGCGCGAGCTGCGCGTGAAGGAGACCGATCGGATCCGGGCGCTGGTGGTGAACCTTCGCGCCCTCGGTGTGGAGGTGGAGGAGGTGGACGACGGGCTCGACGTGGTGGGCACCGACGCGCCCCTGTCGGGCACGGTCGACCCCTTCGACGACCACCGGATCGCCATGGTCTTCGGCGTGCTCGGGGCCCAGCCGGGGAACGCGATCGAGGTGCTCGACCCGGGGTGCGTGGAGGTCAGCTTCCCGGGGTTCTGGTCGCTTCTGCAGGAGCTGCGGGATGGCTGA
- a CDS encoding prephenate dehydrogenase, whose translation MPGPDGRSMDGAIEGPVGIAGLGVMGGSLARALSAWGVPVRGFSPDPDEARAARDAGAVGEIAPTVEASAAGVRWWVVATPLSALPAVFSAGARSAPPRVIDLASLQAPALAAARGAGLGPVHRSAHPMVGSERSGFGASQAALYAGAPVWLSRAPVAEGGGALDREVEAFWRAVGAEPAWIDAAEHDRRMAAASHLPQVGANLIAALMEDAGLSPADLGPGGLDVTRLAGSAPEMWLDLLPHSAPALVPLLERLAEASAELARDLENHDHDRVATLLARTRRWRTE comes from the coding sequence GTGCCCGGCCCGGACGGCCGATCGATGGACGGGGCGATCGAAGGGCCCGTCGGGATCGCGGGCCTCGGGGTGATGGGCGGGTCGCTCGCGCGGGCGCTGAGCGCATGGGGCGTGCCGGTGCGGGGCTTCTCGCCCGACCCCGACGAGGCGCGTGCGGCGCGAGATGCGGGTGCGGTCGGCGAGATCGCCCCCACGGTGGAGGCGTCGGCGGCCGGTGTGCGCTGGTGGGTGGTGGCCACCCCCCTGTCGGCGCTCCCCGCCGTGTTCTCCGCCGGGGCCCGGAGCGCCCCTCCGCGGGTGATCGATCTGGCTTCCCTGCAGGCGCCGGCGCTGGCCGCCGCCCGGGGGGCGGGGCTCGGACCCGTGCATCGGTCCGCGCACCCGATGGTGGGCAGCGAGCGATCGGGATTCGGCGCTTCGCAGGCTGCGCTCTATGCCGGCGCGCCGGTCTGGCTCTCGCGTGCCCCAGTGGCCGAGGGCGGCGGCGCACTCGACCGCGAGGTGGAGGCGTTCTGGAGGGCCGTGGGCGCCGAGCCGGCCTGGATCGACGCCGCGGAACACGATCGACGGATGGCGGCGGCGAGCCACCTCCCGCAGGTCGGTGCGAATCTGATCGCCGCGCTGATGGAAGACGCCGGGCTCTCGCCCGCCGACCTGGGCCCGGGCGGGCTCGACGTCACGCGACTCGCGGGGAGCGCTCCGGAGATGTGGCTCGATCTGCTGCCGCATTCCGCCCCGGCGCTGGTCCCCCTGCTCGAACGACTGGCCGAGGCGAGTGCCGAGTTGGCGCGCGACCTCGAGAATCATGATCACGACCGGGTGGCGACGCTCCTCGCGCGCACCCGCCGATGGAGAACCGAATGA
- a CDS encoding aldolase/citrate lyase family protein, translated as MPRSLRPFALVAGAFALTAWTTACTSDTAEAGAEASEGVATTSSMAGDRINPMIALHEAGQPVFGLYAPSPGGGPARGDQPPPPVKTPEERAQETLAYGSSDYVFDGSMERGVAEGLPVFTSFAQALQAQGATTSSNPLVVKMAKITGAEQATNEVAMQLDAGASTIMFVEVESAEEARMGLDAMRYESNGGTRPDRVGTAPAYWGLSDAEYREVADLWPLNPEGELLSWVIVESFEGLENVREIAAVPGIGVLWPGAGTLRGLFTTENADGERVFDEEGWEAAIQSVLDACMEFDVPCGFPANASDIERRMDQGFSVFVMGWGDGGFETIDVGRAKSGR; from the coding sequence ATGCCCCGAAGCCTTCGCCCCTTCGCCCTGGTCGCCGGCGCCTTCGCACTCACCGCCTGGACCACGGCCTGTACGTCCGACACCGCGGAGGCAGGTGCCGAGGCCTCCGAGGGCGTGGCGACGACGTCGTCGATGGCCGGCGATCGAATCAACCCCATGATCGCCCTCCACGAGGCCGGTCAGCCGGTGTTCGGATTGTACGCGCCGAGCCCGGGCGGCGGTCCGGCTCGCGGAGATCAGCCCCCGCCCCCCGTGAAGACGCCGGAGGAGCGTGCGCAGGAGACGCTGGCGTACGGCTCGAGCGACTACGTCTTCGACGGGAGCATGGAGCGCGGCGTGGCCGAGGGACTCCCGGTCTTCACCTCCTTCGCGCAGGCGCTGCAGGCGCAGGGTGCCACCACGTCCAGCAACCCGCTGGTGGTGAAGATGGCCAAGATCACCGGCGCCGAGCAGGCGACCAACGAGGTGGCCATGCAGCTCGACGCCGGAGCCAGCACGATCATGTTCGTCGAGGTGGAGTCGGCGGAGGAGGCCCGGATGGGACTCGACGCGATGCGGTACGAGAGCAACGGCGGTACGCGGCCCGACCGCGTGGGCACCGCGCCGGCCTACTGGGGGCTCAGCGACGCCGAGTACCGCGAGGTGGCCGACCTGTGGCCGCTCAACCCCGAGGGCGAGCTGCTCTCCTGGGTGATCGTCGAGAGCTTCGAGGGACTCGAGAACGTGCGCGAGATCGCCGCCGTGCCGGGGATCGGCGTGCTCTGGCCGGGTGCGGGCACCCTGCGCGGCCTCTTCACCACCGAGAACGCCGACGGCGAGCGGGTGTTCGACGAAGAGGGCTGGGAGGCCGCCATCCAGTCGGTGCTCGACGCCTGCATGGAGTTCGACGTGCCGTGCGGATTCCCGGCCAACGCCTCCGACATCGAGCGCCGCATGGACCAGGGCTTCAGCGTGTTCGTGATGGGCTGGGGCGACGGCGGCTTCGAGACGATCGACGTGGGCCGCGCCAAGTCCGGCCGGTAG
- a CDS encoding aminotransferase class V-fold PLP-dependent enzyme, which yields MTDRRRFLRAVGLPALAASAGVPFQPSLLAARALDLAPTLRSHPGSPADVARDEDFWGEVAQAFTVDRTLVNLNNGGVSPAPSFVQEAMKRHLDFSNELPAYTMWQIQEPRREGVRRRMAREWGVDAEEIAFTRNASESLQICQFGIDLEPGDEVLTTTQDYPRMINTFRQRERREGIVLRQIRIPTPAEDVDEVVRLFEEAITPRTRVILACHMINLTGQILPIREIVAMARRHNVPVIVDGAHALAHFDFTLAELDCDYYSTSLHKWLFAPIGTGLLYVRRDKIEGLWPLMAAAETQDADIRKFEEVGTHPAANTLAVAEALTFHQALQAARKDARLVYLRNYWAERLLQNPRVTLNTSLRPGFACGIANVHVEGVATNDLQGHLWRTHKIYTTPINHEEFNGLRISPSVYTTLEELDRFVEAVEEVLEKGLSPG from the coding sequence ATGACCGACCGCCGTCGCTTCCTCCGCGCCGTGGGCCTGCCGGCCCTGGCCGCCTCCGCAGGGGTGCCCTTTCAGCCGTCGCTGCTGGCGGCGCGGGCGCTCGACCTCGCACCCACCCTGCGCAGTCATCCCGGATCTCCCGCCGACGTCGCGCGCGACGAGGACTTCTGGGGAGAGGTGGCCCAGGCGTTCACCGTCGATCGCACCCTGGTGAACCTGAACAACGGCGGCGTGAGTCCGGCACCGTCGTTCGTTCAGGAGGCCATGAAGCGACACCTCGACTTCAGCAACGAACTGCCCGCCTACACGATGTGGCAGATCCAGGAGCCGCGGCGGGAGGGAGTGCGGCGGCGGATGGCTCGGGAGTGGGGGGTCGACGCCGAGGAGATCGCCTTCACGCGCAACGCCTCGGAGTCGCTTCAGATCTGCCAGTTCGGGATCGACCTCGAGCCGGGCGACGAGGTGCTCACCACCACGCAGGACTACCCGCGCATGATCAACACCTTCCGGCAGCGGGAACGCCGCGAGGGCATCGTGCTGCGGCAGATCCGGATCCCCACCCCCGCCGAAGACGTCGACGAGGTGGTGCGGCTCTTCGAGGAGGCGATCACGCCGCGCACCCGGGTGATCCTCGCCTGCCACATGATCAACCTCACCGGCCAGATCCTGCCGATCCGCGAGATCGTCGCGATGGCCCGCCGCCACAACGTGCCGGTGATCGTCGACGGTGCGCACGCGCTCGCGCACTTCGACTTCACCCTGGCCGAGCTCGACTGCGACTACTACAGCACGTCGCTGCACAAGTGGCTCTTCGCCCCCATCGGCACCGGGTTGCTGTACGTGCGCCGCGACAAGATCGAGGGGCTGTGGCCGCTCATGGCCGCGGCCGAGACGCAGGACGCCGACATTCGGAAGTTCGAGGAGGTGGGCACGCATCCGGCGGCCAACACCCTGGCGGTGGCCGAGGCGCTCACCTTCCACCAGGCGCTGCAGGCGGCCCGCAAGGACGCCCGCCTGGTCTACCTTCGGAACTACTGGGCCGAGCGACTGCTGCAGAATCCCCGGGTGACCCTCAACACCTCGCTCCGTCCCGGATTCGCTTGTGGCATCGCCAACGTGCACGTGGAGGGCGTGGCCACGAACGACCTCCAGGGCCACCTCTGGCGCACCCACAAGATCTACACCACGCCGATCAACCACGAGGAGTTCAACGGACTCCGGATCTCCCCCTCGGTCTACACGACGCTCGAGGAGCTGGACCGCTTCGTGGAGGCGGTGGAAGAGGTGCTGGAGAAGGGACTCAGCCCAGGGTGA
- a CDS encoding aldolase/citrate lyase family protein — protein MTALGHRLPGAAFRLPFLPLAAALTLSGCGSEPEAADDLEAGTPAAVATSEQSLAIRLWADGEPAFGIYVPSERERGATGPDGERLPPLYTEAGGADLAGNELYDYLFLNLEGSYDPAAVTAIARGLEQGGGADKTLLVRIPPISDAGEEVTRQRIAEILEAGADGITLPHVRSTEEARTAVSMFEELGADVWSPSNPEGTVIAMLMIEDPGALAETEQIADVGGYSILACGIGSLSAALGDREAGEAGNQVVLQHAQRVGLPDMITANADDVARRIEEGFLGLLMNGPEADEHIRVGRTAAGR, from the coding sequence ATGACCGCTCTCGGCCACCGTCTGCCCGGTGCAGCCTTCCGACTGCCCTTCCTCCCGCTCGCCGCCGCCCTGACCCTGTCCGGCTGCGGTTCCGAACCCGAGGCGGCCGACGATCTGGAAGCCGGAACTCCGGCGGCCGTGGCCACCTCCGAGCAGTCGCTGGCGATCCGCCTCTGGGCCGATGGAGAGCCCGCGTTCGGCATCTATGTGCCCAGTGAGCGGGAGCGGGGGGCCACCGGCCCGGACGGTGAGCGGCTTCCCCCGCTCTACACCGAGGCGGGGGGCGCCGATCTCGCAGGCAACGAACTCTACGACTACCTGTTCCTCAACCTGGAGGGCAGCTACGACCCGGCGGCGGTCACGGCCATCGCGCGTGGACTCGAGCAGGGGGGCGGCGCCGACAAGACCCTGCTCGTGCGGATCCCGCCGATCTCCGACGCGGGAGAGGAGGTCACCCGTCAGCGCATCGCCGAGATCCTCGAGGCGGGCGCCGACGGCATCACCCTGCCCCACGTGCGGAGCACGGAAGAAGCCCGCACCGCCGTGTCGATGTTCGAGGAGCTGGGCGCCGACGTCTGGTCGCCGTCGAACCCCGAGGGCACCGTGATCGCCATGCTCATGATCGAAGATCCGGGCGCGCTCGCCGAGACGGAGCAGATCGCCGATGTGGGCGGCTACTCGATCCTCGCCTGCGGCATCGGCAGCCTGTCGGCCGCCCTCGGCGACCGCGAGGCGGGCGAGGCGGGCAACCAGGTGGTGCTGCAGCACGCACAGCGGGTGGGGTTGCCCGACATGATCACCGCCAACGCCGACGATGTCGCGCGTCGGATCGAAGAGGGGTTCCTCGGGCTGCTCATGAACGGTCCGGAAGCCGACGAGCACATCCGGGTGGGGCGGACGGCGGCGGGGCGCTGA
- a CDS encoding AraC family transcriptional regulator, translated as MSGSIAVPYVGDTLGRKRLSRLLSPYFRLRAWTRGSDTCGRTGEPLVVASLTADFDREMAVVSGLGWRNPALHAVLVVPDRRVRARLEHMGNRSRLRPLLVNQDPDRFLAEFHSTWFLAESARLECSTYTSQLPEVLLGALRVVVRSRLDAPPHTVADVADGVGVSRGYLSRTAAAHDVSLPDLTRTWLSLLAMDRRLSTHEPWDRVARRAGYASASGLTRLFRAHHGFEPSRCGREEFHGAVIRFRDRVLGVLERSA; from the coding sequence GTGTCCGGATCGATCGCGGTTCCCTACGTGGGTGACACTCTGGGCCGAAAGCGGCTGTCGCGGCTGCTGTCGCCCTACTTTCGGCTGAGGGCCTGGACGCGAGGGTCGGACACCTGCGGGCGAACGGGTGAGCCGCTCGTGGTGGCCAGCCTCACCGCGGACTTCGATCGCGAGATGGCGGTGGTCTCCGGCCTCGGGTGGCGCAACCCCGCGCTCCACGCGGTGCTGGTGGTGCCCGATCGGCGGGTGCGGGCGCGGCTGGAGCACATGGGGAACCGCAGCCGGCTCCGGCCGCTGCTCGTGAACCAGGATCCGGATCGATTCCTGGCCGAATTCCACTCGACCTGGTTCCTTGCCGAGTCGGCTCGACTCGAGTGTTCCACCTATACCTCGCAGCTGCCGGAGGTGCTGCTCGGGGCGCTTCGCGTGGTCGTGCGATCGCGTCTCGACGCCCCTCCACACACCGTGGCCGACGTGGCCGACGGGGTGGGGGTGTCGCGGGGGTACCTGTCCCGCACGGCGGCCGCGCACGACGTCTCGCTTCCCGACCTCACGCGCACCTGGCTGAGTCTGCTCGCGATGGATCGACGTCTGTCCACCCACGAGCCGTGGGACCGGGTGGCCCGCCGCGCCGGCTATGCGAGCGCGTCGGGCCTCACCCGGCTGTTCCGTGCGCACCACGGGTTCGAGCCCTCCCGCTGCGGCCGGGAGGAGTTTCACGGGGCGGTGATTCGTTTCCGCGACCGCGTGCTGGGCGTACTCGAGCGTTCGGCCTGA
- a CDS encoding 30S ribosomal protein S1, translating to MTDSTPEDRPIDAESDVETPDTPETDAPAGEAPESEAETAEAPEAEAAESTESEAEDAADDDVVPIEEEFTAEELAEEASVIVDAATGEVSHETPQEKADRLGISVELVMDPYGEEPLDVSRSEFEQLLGEFGEDLQDIREGEIVNARVLSVSDASVILEFGFKSEGSVALDEFKEPPVEGEEVEVLLEHLEDDDGIVVLSKKKADFLRVWEKIKEAHEADRPVKGTLVRKIKGGVTVDIMGVDAFLPGSQIALRRVPNIEDLIGETYNFKIIKLNKRRRNIVVSRRVILEAEREKKRKTLVKELLVGQVREGTVKNITDFGAFIDLGGLDGLLHITDMSWGRVGHPSEVVEIGTELDIKVLDIDWDRERISLGLKQLLPYPWTDIDKKYPVGSRVRGKVVSITNYGAFVELEKGVEGLVHISEMSWTRNVRHPSKLVSIGDEIEAVVLKVDPDDEKISLGMKQIEEDPWLALPVKYPTGTTLEGVVRNLTSFGAFVEIEPGIDGLVHVSDMSWTKRVEHPSEIVQKGDEIQVMVLDVDAENKRISLGLKQLQDDPWPTLSEQFVPGVEQDGTVVRVQDKGVVMDLGDDVEGFVPGSHAGINDADRLAEYYRAGDTVALRVIESDAVNRRIVLEVLEVPERQVVAEEEVAEDGADEAAVEADDSAEQASDDAEVEEQADEEDDEA from the coding sequence ATGACCGATTCCACCCCCGAAGATCGCCCCATCGACGCCGAGTCCGACGTCGAGACCCCCGACACTCCCGAGACGGACGCCCCCGCCGGCGAGGCTCCCGAGAGCGAGGCCGAGACGGCCGAGGCTCCGGAGGCCGAAGCTGCCGAGAGCACCGAGTCGGAGGCCGAAGATGCGGCCGACGATGACGTCGTTCCGATCGAGGAGGAGTTCACCGCCGAGGAGCTGGCAGAAGAAGCCAGCGTGATCGTCGACGCGGCCACCGGAGAGGTGTCGCACGAGACGCCCCAGGAGAAGGCGGACCGTCTCGGTATCTCCGTCGAGCTCGTGATGGACCCCTACGGCGAGGAGCCCCTCGACGTCTCCCGCTCGGAGTTCGAGCAGCTTCTCGGCGAGTTCGGCGAGGACCTGCAGGACATCCGCGAGGGTGAGATCGTCAATGCGCGGGTGCTCAGCGTCAGCGACGCCTCGGTCATTCTCGAGTTCGGCTTCAAGTCCGAGGGCTCCGTGGCTCTCGACGAGTTCAAGGAGCCGCCGGTCGAGGGTGAGGAAGTCGAGGTCCTCCTCGAGCACCTCGAGGACGACGACGGCATCGTCGTGCTCTCGAAGAAGAAGGCCGACTTCCTGCGGGTGTGGGAGAAGATCAAGGAGGCCCACGAGGCCGACCGGCCGGTCAAGGGTACCCTGGTCCGCAAGATCAAGGGCGGCGTGACCGTCGACATCATGGGCGTCGACGCCTTCCTCCCCGGATCGCAGATCGCGCTTCGCCGGGTCCCGAACATCGAGGACCTCATCGGCGAGACGTACAACTTCAAGATCATCAAGCTCAACAAGCGGCGCCGGAACATCGTGGTGTCGCGCCGCGTGATCCTCGAGGCCGAGCGCGAGAAGAAGCGCAAGACCCTCGTGAAGGAGCTGCTGGTCGGCCAGGTGCGCGAGGGCACGGTGAAGAACATCACCGACTTCGGTGCCTTCATCGACCTCGGCGGGCTCGACGGACTGCTCCACATCACCGACATGTCGTGGGGCCGCGTGGGCCACCCGTCCGAGGTGGTGGAGATCGGCACCGAGCTCGACATCAAGGTGCTCGACATCGATTGGGACCGCGAGCGCATCAGCCTCGGGCTGAAGCAGCTGCTGCCCTACCCCTGGACGGACATCGACAAGAAGTACCCGGTCGGTTCGCGGGTGCGCGGCAAGGTCGTCTCGATCACGAACTACGGCGCCTTCGTCGAGCTCGAGAAGGGGGTCGAGGGCCTCGTCCACATCTCCGAGATGTCGTGGACGCGCAACGTGCGTCACCCCTCCAAGCTCGTGTCGATCGGCGACGAGATCGAAGCCGTGGTCCTCAAGGTGGATCCGGACGACGAGAAGATCTCGCTCGGCATGAAGCAGATCGAGGAGGATCCGTGGCTGGCGCTGCCGGTGAAGTACCCGACCGGCACCACCCTCGAAGGTGTCGTCCGGAACCTGACTTCGTTCGGCGCCTTCGTGGAGATCGAGCCCGGCATCGACGGTCTGGTGCACGTGTCCGACATGTCGTGGACGAAGCGGGTCGAGCACCCGTCCGAGATCGTGCAGAAGGGCGACGAGATTCAGGTGATGGTTCTCGACGTCGATGCGGAGAACAAGCGCATCAGCCTCGGCCTGAAGCAGCTCCAGGACGATCCGTGGCCCACGCTCTCCGAGCAGTTCGTGCCCGGTGTGGAGCAGGACGGCACGGTGGTCCGGGTTCAGGACAAGGGCGTCGTGATGGACCTCGGCGACGACGTGGAGGGCTTCGTGCCCGGCTCGCACGCCGGGATCAACGATGCCGATCGCCTCGCCGAGTACTATCGTGCGGGTGACACCGTCGCCCTTCGGGTGATCGAGTCCGACGCGGTCAACCGTCGGATCGTGCTCGAGGTGCTCGAGGTGCCCGAGCGGCAGGTCGTCGCGGAGGAAGAGGTGGCCGAGGACGGAGCCGACGAGGCTGCGGTCGAGGCCGACGATTCCGCCGAGCAGGCGTCCGACGACGCCGAGGTGGAGGAGCAGGCCGACGAGGAGGACGACGAGGCCTGA
- the cmk gene encoding (d)CMP kinase has protein sequence MADDDGADATRTVVTLDGPAGAGKSTTAREVARRLGYRYLDSGALYRALTFALLEEGVDEVVWGDLDREALDALGVTVAPVEGTLELGHRGRVLGDELRTPQVTARVSAVARLPAVRRWLLRHQQALGRHGRLVTDGRDMGTVVFPEAGTKVFLQADLDERARRRLLDQGVRAPGARERQQAAEKLAARDHADMSRETSPLRPADDAVVLDTTALDFEEQVEAVVALARRVDPEAGRRR, from the coding sequence ATGGCTGACGACGATGGGGCCGACGCCACCCGCACGGTGGTGACCCTCGACGGACCCGCGGGGGCGGGGAAGTCGACCACCGCCCGCGAGGTGGCCCGCCGGCTGGGGTATCGGTACCTGGACTCGGGCGCGCTCTACCGGGCGCTCACCTTCGCGCTGCTCGAGGAGGGGGTGGACGAGGTGGTGTGGGGCGACCTCGACCGCGAGGCGCTCGACGCGCTCGGGGTGACCGTGGCCCCCGTCGAGGGCACGCTCGAGCTGGGGCACCGCGGCCGCGTGCTGGGCGACGAGCTCCGCACTCCCCAGGTGACCGCTCGGGTATCGGCGGTGGCTCGGCTTCCCGCGGTTCGCCGCTGGCTTCTGCGGCACCAGCAGGCGCTCGGGCGCCACGGCCGGCTCGTGACGGACGGGCGGGACATGGGCACGGTGGTCTTTCCGGAGGCCGGTACGAAGGTGTTTCTCCAGGCCGACCTCGACGAGCGCGCCCGCCGCCGGCTGCTGGACCAGGGGGTCCGGGCGCCCGGTGCGCGCGAGCGGCAGCAGGCGGCCGAGAAGCTCGCCGCGCGCGACCACGCCGACATGTCGCGCGAGACGTCGCCCCTGCGGCCGGCCGACGACGCGGTGGTGCTCGATACGACGGCGCTCGACTTCGAGGAGCAGGTGGAGGCCGTGGTGGCGCTGGCGCGCAGGGTGGATCCGGAGGCCGGCCGGCGGCGTTGA
- the rnz gene encoding ribonuclease Z, with protein sequence MRVTFLGTAAARPTVGRNVSALSVQREGDLVLFDCGEGTQRQMMRYGTGFALSAIFITHIHADHFLGLTGLLRTMGLQGRTEALPVYGPKRSGRILEQAVHLGLERVSFPVTVTELEPGERVERGDWAIEAFAVQHGVRAIGYALQEDDRLGRFDVERARALGVPEGPAFGRLHRGEAVEAIDGRMVHPHEVVGPSRPGRKVVYTGDTRPAPSVVEAARGADLLVHDATFLREDAERAHETHHSTAEGAARVALEAGVRRLALTHLSARYAELPHLAESEAREVFPGAVAAWDGFTIEVPFPDGEAE encoded by the coding sequence ATCCGAGTCACCTTTCTGGGCACCGCCGCCGCGCGACCGACGGTGGGTCGCAACGTCAGCGCCCTGTCGGTGCAGCGGGAAGGCGACCTCGTGCTCTTCGACTGCGGCGAGGGCACCCAGCGGCAGATGATGCGCTACGGCACGGGCTTCGCGCTGTCGGCGATCTTCATCACCCACATCCACGCCGACCACTTCCTCGGACTCACGGGGCTGCTCCGGACCATGGGACTCCAGGGTCGCACCGAGGCCCTGCCCGTCTACGGGCCGAAGCGTTCCGGGCGCATCCTGGAGCAGGCGGTGCATCTCGGGTTGGAGCGGGTGTCGTTTCCGGTGACGGTCACCGAGCTCGAGCCGGGCGAACGGGTGGAGCGCGGGGACTGGGCGATCGAGGCCTTCGCCGTGCAGCACGGGGTGCGCGCGATCGGCTACGCCCTGCAGGAGGACGACCGCCTGGGGCGCTTCGACGTGGAGCGCGCCCGCGCGCTCGGGGTGCCCGAGGGCCCGGCCTTCGGGCGGCTGCACCGCGGCGAGGCGGTGGAGGCGATCGACGGGCGGATGGTGCATCCGCACGAGGTGGTCGGGCCGTCGCGGCCCGGGCGAAAGGTGGTGTACACGGGGGACACCCGGCCGGCCCCGTCGGTGGTGGAGGCGGCGCGGGGCGCCGACCTGCTCGTGCACGACGCCACCTTCCTTCGCGAAGACGCGGAGCGCGCTCACGAGACGCACCATTCCACCGCCGAAGGGGCCGCTCGGGTCGCCCTCGAGGCGGGTGTGCGACGCCTCGCCCTGACCCACCTGTCGGCGCGGTACGCCGAACTCCCGCACCTGGCCGAGTCGGAGGCGCGAGAGGTGTTTCCAGGAGCGGTGGCGGCCTGGGACGGGTTCACCATCGAGGTGCCCTTTCCGGACGGGGAGGCGGAGTGA